A single genomic interval of Arachis duranensis cultivar V14167 chromosome 7, aradu.V14167.gnm2.J7QH, whole genome shotgun sequence harbors:
- the LOC107459023 gene encoding glutathione S-transferase T3, whose amino-acid sequence MIREAQDTVCTALEAADGRANFKEDVWSRPGGGGGINRFPIFQPQNQNSQTPHFPFSSIFNPSIGNVTPTSLPFPTQFSASRHNSSGVGGSSNPSSQTPIQSSPNSQYSDFANSRGLDAIDLNDDDIEDRRQDSIQHWHWEEDGMLISAWLNISTDPVVGTDQKGETFWSRIHSYCVEFCTDMTRGVVACKKRWYKINKVVAQFAGCYDQASRNIRSGSNADDIKELAYKLYSTNYGKKFTFERYWNMLRLEQKWRSQLPTQSGGSKRTKVSATGAYSSSSNPETPLADEPGVDSPVRPQGSKKSKRRGKGKAQMSEDFSERKSSVVKKLSLMEDIKNVREKELMEREKEREEEKEHRAKMMAIKEKELQIQAAMKEQKLQTQRYIKEMEIKAKEREMDMQILNADTSTMSEKRRALHEIACEKIMVKWFT is encoded by the exons ATGATTAGAGAAGCTCAGGACACCGTTTGCACCGCCCTTGAGGCCGCCGACGGCAGGGCCAACTTCAAGGAGGACGTTTGGTCCAGGCCCGGCGGCGGTGGCGGCATCAACAGG TTTCCTATATTCCAACcgcaaaatcaaaattcacaaacacctcattttccattttcatcCATATTTAACCCTTCTATCGGAAATGTTACTCCAACTTCCTTGCCGTTTCCAACTCAATTCAGTGCATCAAGACATAACTCATCTGGTGTTGGTGGCTCTTCTAATCCATCCTCTCAGACTCCTATACAATCTAGTCCTAATTCGCAATATTCCGATTTTGCCAACTCTCGTGGATTAGATGCTATCGACctcaatgatgatgatattgaagaTCGGAGGCAAGATAGTATTCAACACTGGCATTGGGAAGAGGATGGGATGTTGATCAGTGCATGGTTAAATATTTCAACTGACCCTGTAGTTGGTACCGATCAAAAGGGAGAAACATTTTGGAGTCGAATTCATAGCTACTGTGTAGAATTTTGCACCGACATGACAAGGGGGGTAGTTGCATGTAAGAAACGATGGTATAAGATCAACAAGGTTGTTGCACAATTTGCTGGTTGCTACGATCAAGCTAGTCGAAACATAAGGAGTGGTTCGAACGCTGATGATATAAAGGAGTTGGCTTATAAACTTTATTCCACAAATTATGGtaaaaaattcacttttgaGAGGTATTGGAACATGCTTCGGTTGGAGCAAAAATGGAGAAGCCAACTACCTACACAGAGTGGCGGCTCAAAGAGAACCAAG GTTAGTGCAACTGGAGCATACTCATCCTCATCAAACCCAGAAACACCGTTGGCTGACGAACCCGGTGTGGACTCTCCCGTTCGCCCACAaggatcaaagaagagcaagcgAAGAGGTAAGGGAAAAGCACAGATGTCTGAAGATTTTAGCGAAAGAAAATCATCGGTTGTCAAAAAATtatctctcatggaagatatTAAGAATGTTAGAGAAAAGGAACTAAtggaaagggaaaaagaaagagaagaggagaaggaaCATAGAGCAAAGATGATGGCAATCAAAGAGAAGGAGTTACAAATTCAAGCGGCAATGAAAGAACAAAAATTACAAACTCAGAGGTATATTAAAGAAATGGAgataaaagcaaaagaaagggaaaTGGATATGCAAATACTTAATGCTGACACGTCTACAATGAGTGAGAAACGACGAGCTCTTCATGAGATTGCATGTGAGAAAATAATGGTCAAGTGGTTTACTTAA
- the LOC107459022 gene encoding uncharacterized protein LOC107459022, whose amino-acid sequence MRRDVFLRIVDALSNVYPYFHQRVDATGRRGLSPLQKCTAAIRMLAYGVAADAVDDYVRIGESTTIECLEKFVEGVISVFQDEYLRKPNPSDVHRLLQMAEGRGFPGMLGSIDCMHWQWKNCPKAWKVSGSNNDINVLDRSPVFDDILNDRAPEMVFILNGPHLSNQSQSYKGRNASYSISKPQGEKCKLFAQYQEGQRKDVERAFGVLQARFAIIRGPGRFWEKKKLANIMRACIILHNMIVEDERDTYVGNFARGLEYDDVENGLSQPQLGEEDFAPYHQFLQRNAQLRNRQQHRQLKEDLIEHIWQFHNACRQL is encoded by the exons ATGAGAAGAGATGTGTTCCTTCGGATAGTAGACGCTCTCTCAAACGTCTATCCGTATTTCCACCAGAGGGTTGatgcaactggaagaagaggcttGTCGCCACTTCAGAAATGTACCGCTGCGATACGGATGTTAGCATACGGCGTAGCAGCTGATGCTGTTGATGATTATGTGCGCATAGGCGAGAGCACTACAATTGAATGCTTggaaaaatttgttgaaggtgTCATTTCTGTGTTCCAGGATGAATACTTACGAAAACCCAATCCAAGTGACGTACACCGCCTGCTACAAATGGCGGAAGGTCGTGGCTTCCCTGGCATGTTGGGTAGCATTGACTGCATGCATTGGCAATGGAAAAATTGTCCAAAGGCGTGGAAAG TTTCTGGTTCAAACAACGATATCAACGTGTTAGATCGTTCTCCAGTGTTTGATGACATTCTAAATGATCGTGCTCCAGAG ATGGTATTTATCCTGAATGGGCCACATTTGTCAAATCAATCTCAAAGCTACAAGGGGAGAAACGCAAGTTATTCAATCTCAAAGCCACAAGGGGAGAAATGCAAGTTATTTGCACAATACCAAGAAGGGCAAAGAAAAGATGTGGAACGAGCATTCGGAGTGTTGCAAGCACGCTTTGCAATTATACGTGGTCCAGGTCGTTTTTgggaaaagaagaagcttgccaaCATAATGAGAGCTTGTATTATATTGCATAATATGATTGTTGAGGATGAAAGAGACACTTATGTAGGAAATTTTGCTCGAGGCTTAGAGTATGATGATGTTGAAAATGGATTATCACAACCTCAGCTGGGAGAAGAAGATTTTGCACCATACCATCAATTTCTCCAAAGAAATGCCCAACTTCGAAATAGGCAGCAACATAGACAATTGAAAGAGGACTTGATTGAACACATATGGCAATTTCACAATGCTTGTCGTCAACTGTag